Genomic DNA from Triticum dicoccoides isolate Atlit2015 ecotype Zavitan chromosome 4B, WEW_v2.0, whole genome shotgun sequence:
TGCGGGCGAGCACCGGAGACCACTAGTGGCGGATCCAGCCGGACCTGAGGACGGAGGGGTCGTAGACCAGCTTGCTAGTGTGCTGTGAGGTGGTGGACGTCGCCGGAATCGATGGCGTTGGTCGCGGCGTGAGGGTCGCACGAGACAGGGATTTGGGTCGCAACAGGGGTGGATGGGTGGGGGATGTAGCGGATCTGACAGCTGACGGAGCTGTGATGCGAGAGAACGGGTGGGGGAGGGTCGGCGGTGAGCTGTGGGAGGAGGGATGGGAAGAGGTGGTGGGCGGCGGCGATGGGGAATCGGGAGGGAGCTGTGTGGATGAGGGAAAGAGGAGGGGCCGAGGGGGAGGGATTTAGGGTTAGCCTTTTATATGGTTGTCCATTAGGCACGCTTTAGCAGGCTTAGACGGGCTTGCGGGGCTGTACCAGGCCATTCATTATAGTTTCTGAAATTGTCACGGCGAATCCATCATGGATTGATAGATTTGTTGTAGTGGGagagctttgctttatataagagtttgtacatgcctgtcctttgctataaaaaggactgagccaccttgctgcaccttgtttagttttgttacttgttacccgttatgaattaccttatcacaaaagtatctattaccgataatttcagtgcttgcagagaataccttactgaaaaccgcttgtcatttccttctgctcctcgttgggtttgacactcttacttatcgaaaggactatgatagataccctatccttgtgggtcatcacgcgggTACCCGCagggctgacccgactttagtatcATAGTTATGTGGTAAAGCCATAGTAACCATGTGTCCAAAACACCAAGGAGGACCctaaggaatcaccctcgatggaattccacctgatgtaatcgtcaaggtgaacctaggaggaatcaccctcgaggtccactcttGAGGAGTTGCACGATAGCGTCGTTATCGGGAGcgatgaaggaggaatcacccttgatgaccacaaccaatgaactaacctacaaggttaacatcagaagtgctgatgaggtatcaccctcggcgctcgatagtaacccagtagtgccgTACAACAGAGGGGGGTGATGTgcagtgtcggggcctggacgtcgatcacgttgatcgagtcatcaaacataaagcagGGGCAACtgagacaaggtggggtcactaatggatctctaaccagcctatactaaCACTACTGGAAACAggaaatttgccatcagccagctctttgccatctaccagctgatggcaaagaacgtctttgccatctgcttataaaaaacagatggcaaagaactgacagacggcaaagaatatggttgccatcagccaattctttgccatctgctagtggatggcaaataatctttgccatctgccagcagatggcaaagaggttggcaAATCCTGTAGCCGTCAAGCGTGTAACGGCGtaccagccccacctctttgccatcagccagcagacggcaaagattctttgccatctgctgacagatggcaaagagatggggttatttttttccaggtaaaaaaactgtggggttatcccctccctctctccccacccATCGAGGTAAAAAAACGATGTTCACATCTCATCCACACACCACCACCTACCTCCTCCCTCTCCGCCTCCTGCCCCTTCCTCCcacccccatccccatccccatcctcctTCGCCTTACCCCACCACCCCGACCTCCTCGACCTCTACCTCCCCACTGACCCCTTCTTCGCCCCGCCCCCCATCCCCTCCCGGCACGCCTTCCTCCTGCACGACCTCACCGACCGCGTCGCCGCACTCGAGCTCGCGGCCCGCGCGGCCGCCCCGCAGCCGGCGCGCCGCAAGTACACCTACGCGGCCACGGAGCCCGGCAGCCGGAAGGTCAAGTGGACGGCGGAGGAGAAGCCGCCCGGCGGGGGCCGGGCGCTCAAGTGGGAGGCGGAGCTCGCCTCCCGCAACGACGACGGATTCGACCGCAAGTGGAGGTGGGAGGTCAAGTCCAAGGGCGGCGCCGGAGGCAAGACCAAGACCAAGTGGGGCACCGAGATCAAGGGCAAAGGCTCGCTTGAGCCATGGTCGTATGCCTACACCTGGGAGGAGGACTTCACCGcctccgacgacgacgaggatgagctGGAGGTCGAGGAGCGCAGGCCGGAGAAGCCCAAGAAGATCAAGGCCGCCGCCAAGGACAAGgaggatgacaagaagaagaagaagccggcgAGGACGTGCATCCAGATCGAGGAGATCCCCGAGGACAACACCGCCGGCTGCGACGCCATCCGCAAGGTACGGTACTCAGCACAAAAGATGAGATTTTTGCGGGGGTTTGGGTTCTATGGCCCGATCTGAACGAAATGTGTGATTTCCAGTAGAATTTCCAATATATCCAAGTTACCTCTCGCTGGATTTGGGAGAAAATTTGGAATTTTAGAGGATGCTAGTGTCCGCACTCTAGATCTGTGCTTAGTACTGGCTACAGATTGACTGAACTCTGCTCTGAATGATATCAACTTGAGGATTCTGCTCCCTTGCAATGCACTACTGTCATATGTGTACTGACCGCCTGACATTTGTCTCTCTTTCTGATGATGCAGGCCTTTGCCATGGGGAACGGCAAGGGGAAGGCCAAGGAGTTGTCGCCGCAGGATGCCGtgctgctcatccagatgaactacAGGGCGCACCTCACCCACCGCTCCCAGGTGCTCAGCTGCCTGCGCGATCTCGccgtcgccaaggccaagctcAAGGAGCTCCGGTCCCTCTTCTACAACCTCTCCTACAGGCGCCGCCTCTCGCACGACCACGAGGAGCGCCAGAGGTTCTCCGAGAAGATCATTGTCCTGCTCCTCACTGTCGATGCGCTCGAGGTGAGCTCCGTCACGGCCTGTTTACAATTGCCGATTGCTGATTGCTGATTGCCATTGCTGTGTTGTGGATTTGAAATTCAGTTACTGCATACACTGGTTAACACTATTACTAGTGagacaaaaaaataaataaatgaaagcaCACAAGGatgattaccatgctatttagctCAGCATCTGTCCAACATATGTATGCACTTGAGATGATCTCCATCAGAACCTGTTCGTCATTGCCATGGCTGTGTTGTGAATTTGAAATTTACTTGCTAGTTAGTACAGTACATTGTTGGTTTGAGGATGGTCTATCAGGGTTGTGTACATAAGTATGATTTTCTAGCAGTGCTTTAGTGTTTGAAGGTATTGGTTAGCGATGCATTATAATTGAAAAAATAAATCAAAGCTCACTACAAAGATTAAGATGCTATTGAACATCTGTTCTTGTCACTGATGAGTGTGCATGTATATGTGCTCAACCAAGTATGTAGTTCCTGTTAACACATATTGCACGATCACTTTTTCAATAAATATGGTAGAATGGGTGCCAGCACTCCTCAGTATGGAGATAAATACTATCATATTGACGGGTAATGTTTGATCTCAGTTCTCAGTTGTATCTTCGGTGCTTCATTAGGTCCAAGCATGATAATATTCTTACATTCGGTACTGTTGCTTGTTTCCCAGTTATATCTTATATCGAATGATTTCCATGGTAATGGTATATCAAG
This window encodes:
- the LOC119292662 gene encoding BAG family molecular chaperone regulator 7-like → MAKRLANPVAVKRVKKRCSHLIHTPPPTSSLSASCPFLPPPSPSPSSFALPHHPDLLDLYLPTDPFFAPPPIPSRHAFLLHDLTDRVAALELAARAAAPQPARRKYTYAATEPGSRKVKWTAEEKPPGGGRALKWEAELASRNDDGFDRKWRWEVKSKGGAGGKTKTKWGTEIKGKGSLEPWSYAYTWEEDFTASDDDEDELEVEERRPEKPKKIKAAAKDKEDDKKKKKPARTCIQIEEIPEDNTAGCDAIRKAFAMGNGKGKAKELSPQDAVLLIQMNYRAHLTHRSQVLSCLRDLAVAKAKLKELRSLFYNLSYRRRLSHDHEERQRFSEKIIVLLLTVDALESMCEKNGQTPPPMPVIAPAGTRNSRQASTDPSPSATSATGPTPTPTPP